The DNA segment CGGGGCAACCGTAGTGACCTGCGGACGGCGCCGGGCCGGAACGGCGCGCGGTCGGGGGGCTTCCCCGCGGCGGGCGGCGGCTCCAGGATGCCGACCGTGCCGACCTCGCCGACCTTCGCCGACGACTTCGACGGACCGGACCTCGACACCGCCGTCTGGGTGCCGCACTACCTCCCGCAGTGGAGCTCGCGGGCGGACACTGCGGCCGCCTACGAGGTGCGCGACTCCTGCCTGCGGCTGTCCGTGCCCGCGGACCACCCGCTCTGGTGCCCCGACGACCACCCGCCGCTGCGGGTCTCCGGCGTCCAGTCCGGGGTGTTCTCCGGCCCGGTCGGCAGCACGGTCGGGCAGCAGCCGGTGCGGCCGGGCGCGGTCGTCCGGGAGGAGCAGCCGGCGCAGGCGGGCTGGACGCCGACGTACGGCCGGTTGGAGGTGCGGGCGCGGATGACCCTGACCGCCCGGTCGATGGCGGCCTGGTGGCTGGTCGGCTTCGAGGACCGGCCCGAGCGCTCGGCGGAGATCTGCGTGGCCGAGGTCTTCGGGGACGCGGTCCGGGTGGGCGACGACGGCCGGGCCAGCGCCGCCGTGGGGATGGGCACGCACCCGTTCCGGGACCCGCGGGTGGCCGAGGAC comes from the Modestobacter italicus genome and includes:
- a CDS encoding glycoside hydrolase family 16 protein, with the protein product MPTVPTSPTFADDFDGPDLDTAVWVPHYLPQWSSRADTAAAYEVRDSCLRLSVPADHPLWCPDDHPPLRVSGVQSGVFSGPVGSTVGQQPVRPGAVVREEQPAQAGWTPTYGRLEVRARMTLTARSMAAWWLVGFEDRPERSAEICVAEVFGDAVRVGDDGRASAAVGMGTHPFRDPRVAEDFAAPRLALDVAEFHTYAVDWRPGGAVFSVDGRLVRSVAVTPDYRMQSMLAVFDFPERAVPGEPYVVPELVVDVVRGYR